The following coding sequences are from one Lolium rigidum isolate FL_2022 chromosome 6, APGP_CSIRO_Lrig_0.1, whole genome shotgun sequence window:
- the LOC124668357 gene encoding LOB domain-containing protein 6-like encodes MASSSASSVPAPGGGSMITLAASSAANGGGMGVCGTGSPCAACKFLRRKCQPDCVFAPYFPPDNPQKFVHVHRVFGASNVTKLLNELHPFQREDAVNSLAYEADMRLRDPVYGCVAVISILQRNLRQLQQDLARAKYELSKYQTATGPNGSQAMADFIVPNGGAASFINVGHSAAALGGFGQEQQFAAVHMLSRSYEAAEPIARLGGNGGYEFGYTSAMAGAGSVGLGMLGGSPFLKPGIAGSDERAGAGQ; translated from the exons atggcctcgtcgtcggcgtcgtcggtgccggcgccgggtGGAGGATCGATGATCACCTTAGCGGCCTCCTCGGCGGCCAACGGCGGCGGCATGGGGGTGTGCGGCACGGGATCGCCGTGCGCGGCCTGCAAGTTCCTGCGGCGCAAGTGCCAGCCGGACTGCGTCTTCGCGCCCTACTTCCCGCCGGACAACCCACAGAAGTTCGTGCACGTCCACCGCGTCTTCGGCGCCAGCAACGTGACGAAGCTGCTGAACGAGCTCCACCCGTTCCAGCGCGAGGACGCCGTGAACTCCCTCGCCTACGAGGCCGACATGCGCCTCCGCGACCCCGTCTACGGCTGCGTCGCCGTCATCTCCATCCTCCAGCGCAACCTCCGCCAGCTCCAGCAGGACCTCGCCCGCGCCAAGTACGAGCTCTCCAAGTACCAG ACGGCGACGGGGCCGAACGGGTCGCAGGCTATGGCGGACTTCATCGTGCCCAACGGCGGGGCGGCGAGCTTCATCAACGTTGGTCACTCGGCAGCGGCGCTGGGCGGGTTCGGGCAGGAGCAGCAGTTCGCGGCCGTGCATATGCTGTCGAGAAGCTACGAGGCGGCGGAGCCCATCGCGAGGCTCGGTGGGAACGGAGGCTACGAGTTCGGCTACACTTCGGCGATGGCCGGCGCCGGGTCGGTAGGCCTCGGCATGCTCGGCGGCTCACCGTTCTTGAAGCCCGGCATCGCTGGCAGCGACGAGAGGGCCGGTGCCGGGCAGTAG